From Agromyces sp. SYSU T00194, a single genomic window includes:
- a CDS encoding GlcG/HbpS family heme-binding protein, with product MADVMQEGAEAIMAIAEREALRLGKGLSIAVVDSGGFIVSIRRFDGARPMTPMIALSKAYTSAVMQRPSAMLKPWSNSDPAFFSQVSTMGHFPIVATGGGVTLKRDGEFLGGVGVSGGTPQEDEQLAQAILAELEYDTDFAEWAGAKQAAPGTD from the coding sequence ATGGCCGACGTCATGCAGGAAGGCGCAGAGGCGATCATGGCGATCGCCGAGCGCGAGGCGTTGCGCCTCGGCAAGGGGCTCTCGATCGCGGTCGTGGACTCGGGCGGGTTCATCGTGAGCATCCGCCGCTTCGACGGCGCACGCCCGATGACCCCCATGATCGCGCTGTCGAAGGCCTACACGTCGGCCGTGATGCAGCGCCCCAGCGCCATGCTGAAGCCGTGGTCGAACTCCGACCCGGCGTTCTTCAGCCAGGTCTCGACCATGGGCCACTTCCCGATCGTCGCGACCGGAGGCGGCGTCACCCTGAAGCGCGACGGCGAGTTCCTCGGCGGCGTGGGCGTCTCGGGCGGCACTCCGCAGGAGGACGAGCAGCTCGCCCAGGCCATCCTGGCCGAGCTCGAGTACGACACCGACTTCGCCGAGTGGGCGGGCGCCAAGCAGGCCGCCCCCGGCACCGACTGA
- a CDS encoding alpha/beta fold hydrolase — protein MPRVDNDGTSIYYEVHGEGSPIVFVHGSGGHHAAWWQQVVALRDTHAVVTLDLRGFGNSDSDETYDSRNFPGDIVAVLEDADLTDAVLVGQSIGAAAALKAALRVPERVRGVVLAHSLGGIDAPEVTPLVRADRAEAEKLPVIDRLLTPAFRAEQPAKTFLFTQQGTFNRARMQDLRNLATDGPTVADITAAGIRVAFLAGERDAVISPATVTAAHELLPGSLLEVVPGAPHSMYWEAPELFNTAVEQLVDALARQKEEVA, from the coding sequence ATGCCCAGAGTCGACAACGACGGCACATCCATTTACTACGAGGTGCACGGCGAGGGCTCGCCCATCGTGTTCGTGCACGGTTCCGGCGGCCACCACGCGGCGTGGTGGCAGCAGGTCGTCGCGCTGCGCGACACGCACGCGGTCGTCACCCTCGACCTGCGCGGGTTCGGCAACTCCGACTCCGACGAGACCTACGACAGCCGGAACTTCCCCGGCGACATCGTCGCGGTGCTCGAGGACGCGGACCTCACCGACGCCGTGCTCGTGGGCCAGTCGATCGGCGCGGCCGCCGCGCTGAAGGCCGCGCTGCGGGTGCCCGAGCGCGTCCGCGGCGTGGTGCTCGCCCACTCGCTCGGCGGCATCGACGCGCCGGAGGTCACGCCGCTGGTGCGCGCCGACCGGGCCGAGGCCGAGAAGCTCCCGGTGATCGACCGGCTCCTCACGCCGGCGTTCCGGGCGGAGCAGCCCGCGAAGACGTTCCTGTTCACGCAGCAGGGCACCTTCAACCGGGCGCGCATGCAGGACCTGCGGAACCTCGCGACCGACGGCCCGACCGTCGCCGACATCACGGCCGCCGGCATCCGCGTGGCCTTCCTCGCCGGCGAGCGGGACGCCGTGATCAGCCCCGCGACGGTGACCGCGGCGCACGAGCTCCTGCCGGGCTCGCTGCTCGAGGTCGTGCCGGGTGCGCCGCACTCCATGTACTGGGAGGCCCCCGAGCTGTTCAACACCGCAGTCGAACAACTGGTCGACGCCCTCGCGCGTCAGAAGGAGGAGGTGGCCTGA
- a CDS encoding VOC family protein, with amino-acid sequence MSITDSAPKHVEQGFALPEPKFDDQGRSIEPKYIHHVNFPTTNVDRTVEWYSKVFGLKRVMPKSNTRVVLMTKGRFDLHFTPVEEMDRMAPYHFAVEVEDWEGFMGHLDSLGIRHTREVERPENQSKFCYIHDPDHTMIELVFHGKRPA; translated from the coding sequence ATGAGCATCACCGACAGCGCTCCGAAGCACGTCGAGCAGGGCTTCGCGCTCCCCGAGCCGAAGTTCGACGACCAGGGCCGCAGCATCGAGCCCAAGTACATCCACCACGTGAACTTCCCGACGACCAACGTCGACCGCACCGTCGAGTGGTACTCGAAGGTGTTCGGACTCAAGCGCGTCATGCCGAAGTCCAACACCCGCGTCGTCCTCATGACCAAGGGACGCTTCGACCTGCACTTCACGCCGGTCGAGGAGATGGACCGCATGGCGCCGTACCACTTCGCGGTCGAGGTCGAGGACTGGGAGGGCTTCATGGGCCACCTCGACAGCCTCGGCATCCGCCACACGCGCGAGGTCGAGCGCCCCGAGAACCAGTCGAAGTTCTGCTACATCCACGACCCCGACCACACGATGATCGAGCTCGTCTTCCACGGCAAGCGCCCGGCGTAG
- a CDS encoding fumarylacetoacetate hydrolase family protein, translating into MRYARCAIDERETFVQVVGDEVVEISDAPWRTHLRGARHPLASVRLLPPVVPPTFYAAGFNYRAHNRHHAELGYDPVQVGDRPQVGYRAQSALAAHGDDIVKHAGIEGRFETEAEVVAVIGRTLTRATRAQAADAVFGWTIGNDVSARQWQHGDRTFYRAKNSDTFKPMGPWIETEVDPLASTTTVRRNGEVDASFATGDMIFDPYDFIVEMTRTITLHPGDVLWMGADGNTQMSVGDVIDIEITGIGTLTNTVVGAPDGTDQEGPAA; encoded by the coding sequence ATGCGGTACGCACGGTGCGCGATCGACGAGCGCGAGACGTTCGTGCAGGTCGTCGGCGACGAGGTCGTCGAGATCTCGGATGCCCCGTGGCGCACGCACCTGCGCGGAGCGCGGCATCCGCTCGCCTCGGTTCGCCTGCTGCCGCCCGTGGTGCCGCCGACCTTCTACGCCGCCGGGTTCAACTACCGGGCGCACAACCGCCACCACGCCGAGCTCGGGTACGACCCGGTGCAGGTCGGCGACCGCCCGCAGGTGGGCTATCGCGCGCAGAGCGCCCTCGCGGCGCACGGCGACGACATCGTCAAGCACGCGGGCATCGAGGGCCGGTTCGAGACCGAGGCCGAGGTCGTCGCCGTGATCGGGCGCACGCTCACGCGGGCGACCCGGGCGCAGGCGGCGGACGCGGTCTTCGGGTGGACGATCGGCAACGACGTGAGCGCCCGCCAGTGGCAGCACGGCGACCGCACGTTCTACCGGGCGAAGAACTCCGACACGTTCAAGCCCATGGGTCCGTGGATCGAGACCGAGGTCGACCCGCTCGCGTCGACCACGACCGTGCGCCGCAACGGCGAGGTCGACGCGTCGTTCGCGACCGGCGACATGATCTTCGACCCGTACGACTTCATCGTCGAGATGACGAGGACCATCACGCTCCATCCCGGCGACGTGCTGTGGATGGGCGCGGACGGCAACACCCAGATGTCCGTGGGCGATGTCATCGACATCGAGATCACGGGCATCGGCACACTCACCAACACCGTCGTCGGCGCCCCCGACGGCACCGACCAGGAAGGACCAGCAGCATGA
- a CDS encoding NAD-dependent succinate-semialdehyde dehydrogenase yields the protein MTLIEPTTRSRAAEAYSAARLGLYIDGEWREGAAGRSFEVLNPATDEVVGHVARAEASDIDDALAAAERAFPLWRDTSPFEKSRILMRAVALLRERAERIGELMAIEQGKPLEAAVTEVRRVSGTLEWCAQETRRIYGRVIPADIDTDLTVRYEPVGVVGAIVPWNFPAGSPMRKMSAAIAAGCALVIKASQEVPATACALAEVFHDAGLPKGVLNLVFGRGAETAERLIDAPQTRLIAFTGSVPVGKELNARAGALMKPTIMELGGHAPVIIAADADPVQAARRTSAAKWANAGQVCTSPSRIFVHESIAEPFIAEMVRLASELVVGDPLEAETTMGSLINAKRVESTEHLVQDAVAHGATVAFGGTRLGERGQFYAPTVLTNVPLDAEVMREEPFGPIAPITTFTDVEEAIRIANSLPFGLAAYGFTESASTADILARGFEAGILSINHCGGSVTEAPSGGFKESGIGRESGPEGVQAYLQTKRVSHRLR from the coding sequence ATGACGCTCATCGAGCCCACCACCCGCAGCCGCGCCGCCGAGGCCTACTCGGCCGCCAGACTGGGCCTCTACATCGACGGCGAGTGGCGCGAGGGCGCCGCCGGCCGCAGCTTCGAGGTGCTGAACCCCGCGACCGACGAGGTCGTCGGGCACGTGGCGCGCGCCGAGGCGAGCGACATCGACGACGCGCTGGCCGCCGCCGAGCGGGCCTTCCCGCTCTGGCGCGACACCTCCCCGTTCGAGAAGAGCCGCATCCTCATGCGGGCCGTCGCGCTGCTGCGCGAGCGCGCCGAGCGCATCGGCGAGCTCATGGCGATCGAGCAGGGCAAGCCGCTCGAGGCCGCCGTCACCGAGGTGCGCCGCGTCTCGGGCACGCTCGAGTGGTGCGCGCAGGAGACCCGCCGCATCTACGGCCGGGTCATCCCCGCCGACATCGACACCGACCTCACGGTGCGCTACGAGCCGGTGGGCGTCGTCGGCGCGATCGTGCCGTGGAACTTCCCCGCCGGCTCGCCCATGCGCAAGATGTCGGCCGCGATCGCCGCCGGCTGCGCCCTGGTCATCAAGGCCTCGCAGGAGGTGCCCGCGACCGCCTGCGCGCTCGCGGAGGTCTTCCACGACGCCGGACTCCCGAAGGGCGTGCTCAACCTCGTCTTCGGCCGCGGCGCCGAGACCGCCGAGCGCCTCATCGACGCCCCGCAGACGCGCCTCATCGCCTTCACCGGCTCGGTGCCCGTCGGCAAGGAGCTGAACGCGCGCGCCGGCGCCCTCATGAAGCCGACGATCATGGAGCTCGGCGGCCACGCCCCCGTGATCATCGCGGCCGACGCCGACCCGGTGCAGGCCGCCCGCCGCACCTCCGCCGCGAAGTGGGCGAACGCGGGCCAGGTCTGCACCTCCCCGAGCCGCATCTTCGTGCACGAGTCGATCGCCGAGCCGTTCATCGCCGAGATGGTGCGCCTCGCCTCCGAGCTCGTGGTCGGCGACCCGCTCGAGGCCGAGACCACGATGGGCTCGCTCATCAACGCCAAGCGCGTCGAGTCGACCGAGCACCTCGTGCAGGACGCCGTCGCGCACGGCGCGACCGTCGCGTTCGGCGGCACCCGCCTCGGCGAGCGCGGCCAGTTCTACGCGCCCACGGTGCTGACGAACGTGCCGCTCGACGCCGAGGTCATGCGCGAGGAGCCGTTCGGCCCGATCGCGCCGATCACGACCTTCACCGACGTCGAGGAGGCGATCCGCATCGCGAACTCGCTGCCGTTCGGCCTGGCCGCCTACGGCTTCACCGAGTCGGCGTCGACCGCCGACATCCTCGCACGCGGGTTCGAGGCCGGCATCCTCTCCATCAACCACTGCGGCGGCTCGGTCACCGAGGCGCCGTCGGGCGGGTTCAAGGAGAGCGGCATCGGCCGCGAGTCGGGCCCCGAGGGCGTGCAGGCGTACCTCCAGACCAAGCGCGTCAGCCACAGGCTGCGCTGA
- a CDS encoding VOC family protein: MAIERIESVTYGVDDIDECVRFFIDFGLALREQSAQRAVLTTQVGQTVVLRPMDDPDLPASVEPGNPGIREVVWGVDSQEALDALVADLRTDRDVTVDADGIAHTVDETGYGVGLAVTEPEHLDFDVRKYNSRGRVERWNASHTAIPRVRPIRICHVALNIPKEGRWEATHFYTDRLNFRATDIVKPMGVFMQIEGDDDQHNFLLCHRPDRAGTNHTSYEVSGFDDVIEGGNHMIEKGWREARRLGRHTVGSNVFRFVHCPAGGRVEYAADMDRVDDSYGPNVHETTPPHHIWVLETNRDAERGTFPGREGVHEPSAPETATTRGH; encoded by the coding sequence ATGGCGATCGAGCGCATCGAGTCCGTCACGTACGGCGTCGACGACATCGACGAGTGCGTGCGCTTCTTCATCGACTTCGGGCTCGCCCTCCGCGAGCAGTCCGCCCAGCGGGCGGTGCTCACCACCCAGGTCGGGCAGACCGTGGTGCTGCGGCCCATGGACGACCCCGACCTGCCCGCGTCGGTCGAGCCGGGCAACCCCGGCATCCGCGAGGTCGTCTGGGGCGTCGACTCGCAGGAGGCCCTGGACGCACTCGTGGCCGACCTGCGCACCGATCGCGACGTCACGGTCGACGCCGACGGCATCGCGCACACCGTCGACGAGACCGGCTACGGCGTGGGCCTCGCGGTGACCGAGCCCGAGCACCTCGACTTCGACGTGCGGAAGTACAACAGCCGCGGCCGCGTGGAGCGCTGGAACGCGTCGCACACGGCCATCCCCCGCGTCCGCCCGATCCGCATCTGCCACGTCGCGCTGAACATCCCCAAGGAGGGTCGCTGGGAAGCGACGCACTTCTACACCGACCGCCTGAACTTCCGCGCCACCGACATCGTCAAGCCCATGGGCGTGTTCATGCAGATCGAGGGCGACGACGACCAGCACAACTTCCTGCTCTGCCACCGGCCCGACCGCGCCGGCACCAACCACACGTCGTACGAGGTCTCGGGCTTCGACGACGTGATCGAGGGCGGCAACCACATGATCGAGAAGGGCTGGCGGGAGGCCCGGCGCCTGGGACGCCACACGGTCGGGTCCAACGTCTTCCGCTTCGTGCACTGCCCCGCCGGCGGCCGCGTCGAGTACGCCGCCGACATGGACCGGGTCGACGACAGCTACGGCCCCAACGTGCACGAGACCACCCCGCCGCACCACATCTGGGTGCTCGAGACCAACCGCGACGCCGAGCGCGGCACCTTCCCCGGCCGAGAGGGCGTGCACGAGCCCTCGGCACCCGAGACAGCCACTACGCGAGGACACTGA
- a CDS encoding MarR family winged helix-turn-helix transcriptional regulator: protein MDDTGVDATFVELAAVANDIVREMRVRSAAAGSDAPLTQNLSQIMSCVHGAPGSTPSQIATRTGLQRANVSTALKELRERGFVESVPDEHDRRVVRIFSTRAADDTLASLRAGWAGVLAEAWDGDPDALARATRTLTALRDRLTAGADLPLPTR from the coding sequence ATGGACGACACCGGTGTCGACGCGACGTTCGTCGAACTCGCGGCGGTCGCCAACGACATCGTCCGCGAGATGCGCGTGCGCAGTGCCGCGGCCGGCTCGGATGCCCCGCTCACGCAGAACCTCAGCCAGATCATGAGCTGCGTGCACGGCGCGCCCGGCAGCACGCCGTCGCAGATCGCCACCCGCACGGGCCTCCAGCGCGCCAACGTCAGCACCGCCCTCAAGGAGCTGCGCGAGCGCGGCTTCGTCGAGTCCGTGCCCGACGAGCACGACCGCCGCGTCGTGCGCATCTTCTCGACCCGCGCCGCCGACGACACCCTCGCCTCGCTCCGCGCCGGCTGGGCCGGAGTGCTCGCCGAGGCGTGGGACGGCGACCCCGACGCGCTCGCCCGCGCGACCCGCACCCTCACCGCCCTGCGCGACCGGCTGACCGCCGGCGCCGACCTCCCCCTCCCCACCCGCTGA
- a CDS encoding arylsulfatase, translating into MPEPTTRPDVIVILADDLGFSDLASYGGEIPTPHLDRLAERGVRMTSFTTTPRCSPTRASLLTGRHSHEVGIGVLTRTVGYRGSLDPGVPTLATVLADAGYLTSLTGKWHLSADVREPNETWPTRRGFEDVFAIMGGATSYFGPKAFIRGEEPFDVPADDAFYLTDALTDHALEVVDRAAREQRPYFLYLAYTAPHWPLQAPEADIAAHRGRYAAGWDAAREARERRQAELGLFPAPFPASPRDPEEPAWDDADDREWQQRRMEVFAAQVTAMDRGIGRLLDDLEARGALDDTLVLFLSDNGAEAEELRVGRFLSPHVTPATTRDGRDVSIGNAPSIEPGRDDTFTSYGRPWANLSNTPFRRYKKWVHEGGIAAPLIASWPAGGIPEGSLVHAPTHVIDLLPTIATATGADAPEEVAGTDVLDVLRGGEASDRPLFWEHIGNAAIRVGRHKLAREYGSPWELYDLEVDRAELDDLAARNPELVASLAAQWQEWADTHGVVPFSELQDLYEARGLPRWQAQS; encoded by the coding sequence GTGCCCGAACCGACCACCCGCCCCGACGTCATCGTGATCCTCGCCGACGACCTCGGGTTCTCCGACCTCGCGTCCTACGGCGGGGAGATCCCCACCCCGCACCTCGACCGGCTCGCGGAGCGGGGCGTGCGGATGACGAGCTTCACCACGACCCCGCGGTGCAGCCCCACGCGCGCGTCGCTGCTCACCGGCCGACACTCGCACGAGGTCGGCATCGGCGTGCTCACGCGCACGGTCGGGTACCGCGGTTCGCTCGACCCCGGCGTGCCCACCCTCGCCACCGTGCTCGCCGATGCCGGCTACCTCACGAGCCTCACCGGCAAGTGGCACCTCTCCGCCGACGTGCGCGAACCGAACGAGACCTGGCCGACCCGACGCGGGTTCGAGGACGTCTTCGCCATCATGGGCGGTGCCACCAGCTACTTCGGCCCGAAGGCGTTCATCCGCGGCGAGGAACCGTTCGACGTGCCGGCCGACGACGCCTTCTACCTCACCGACGCGCTCACCGACCACGCGCTCGAGGTCGTCGACCGCGCCGCGCGCGAGCAGCGGCCCTACTTCCTGTACCTCGCGTACACCGCGCCGCACTGGCCGCTGCAGGCGCCCGAGGCCGACATCGCCGCGCACCGGGGCCGCTACGCCGCGGGGTGGGATGCCGCGCGCGAGGCGCGCGAGCGCCGCCAGGCCGAGCTCGGGTTGTTCCCCGCCCCGTTCCCCGCGTCGCCGCGCGACCCCGAGGAGCCTGCGTGGGACGACGCCGACGACCGCGAGTGGCAGCAGCGCCGCATGGAGGTCTTCGCCGCCCAGGTGACGGCGATGGATCGCGGCATCGGGCGGCTGCTCGACGACCTCGAGGCCCGCGGCGCGCTCGACGACACCCTCGTGCTGTTCCTCTCCGACAACGGGGCGGAGGCCGAGGAGCTGCGGGTGGGGCGGTTCCTCTCCCCGCACGTCACGCCGGCCACCACCCGCGACGGACGCGACGTCTCGATCGGCAACGCCCCGTCGATCGAGCCCGGTCGCGATGACACCTTCACGAGCTACGGGCGCCCGTGGGCGAACCTGTCGAACACGCCGTTCCGGCGGTACAAGAAGTGGGTGCACGAGGGGGGCATCGCGGCGCCGCTGATCGCGTCGTGGCCGGCCGGCGGCATCCCGGAGGGCTCGCTCGTGCACGCGCCGACCCATGTGATCGACCTGCTCCCGACCATCGCCACGGCGACGGGCGCGGATGCCCCCGAGGAGGTCGCGGGCACGGACGTGCTCGACGTGCTGCGCGGCGGCGAGGCATCCGACCGCCCCCTGTTCTGGGAGCACATCGGCAATGCGGCGATCCGCGTCGGCCGCCACAAGCTCGCCCGCGAGTACGGCTCGCCGTGGGAGCTCTACGACCTCGAGGTCGATCGCGCGGAGCTGGACGACCTGGCCGCCCGGAATCCGGAGCTCGTCGCCTCGCTCGCCGCGCAGTGGCAGGAGTGGGCCGACACCCACGGGGTCGTCCCGTTCTCCGAGCTCCAGGACCTCTACGAGGCGCGCGGCCTCCCGCGCTGGCAGGCGCAGAGCTGA
- a CDS encoding ATP-binding cassette domain-containing protein: protein MTTTTPQPTTTAAEPLLVVEDLAVEYESAGAVPWRRKVSRAIDGVSFEIRPGETLGLVGESGSGKSTTGRAILRLNDAAAGSIRFAGTEVTTMGRRTPLSYRRDVQAIFQDPNSSLNPRHVVGRCVDDTLRTHGVTDPGERRARAERAFDQVGLSTDHMHRFPAELSGGQQQRVAIARALVLEPKLVVCDEAVSALDLSTQGQIINLLADLQAITGVSYLFIAHDLGIVRHISDRIAVMQRGHLVEIGEAEELFTNPQHPYTRKLLGASPASKPEGRDERRARREAFRQIHEAETQLA from the coding sequence ATGACCACGACCACCCCGCAGCCGACGACCACCGCCGCCGAGCCCCTGCTCGTCGTCGAGGACCTGGCCGTCGAGTACGAGTCCGCCGGCGCCGTGCCGTGGCGCCGCAAGGTCTCACGGGCGATCGACGGCGTGAGCTTCGAGATCCGCCCCGGCGAGACGCTCGGGCTCGTCGGCGAGTCCGGCTCGGGCAAGAGCACCACCGGGCGGGCGATCCTGCGCCTGAACGACGCGGCCGCCGGGTCCATCCGGTTCGCCGGCACCGAGGTGACGACGATGGGTCGGCGCACGCCGCTGTCGTACCGCCGCGACGTGCAGGCGATCTTCCAGGACCCGAACTCGTCGCTGAACCCGCGCCACGTGGTGGGCCGGTGCGTCGACGACACGCTGCGCACCCACGGCGTGACCGACCCCGGCGAGCGCCGCGCGCGAGCCGAGCGGGCGTTCGACCAGGTCGGCCTCTCGACCGACCACATGCACCGGTTCCCCGCCGAGCTCTCGGGCGGCCAGCAGCAGCGCGTGGCGATCGCCCGGGCGCTGGTGCTCGAGCCGAAGCTGGTCGTCTGCGACGAGGCGGTGAGCGCGCTCGACCTCTCCACGCAGGGCCAGATCATCAACCTGCTCGCCGACCTCCAGGCGATCACGGGCGTGAGCTACCTGTTCATCGCGCACGACCTCGGCATCGTGCGCCACATCTCCGACCGCATCGCCGTCATGCAGCGCGGGCACCTGGTCGAGATCGGCGAGGCCGAGGAGCTGTTCACGAACCCGCAGCACCCGTACACGCGCAAGCTCCTGGGCGCGAGCCCGGCGTCGAAGCCCGAGGGCCGCGACGAGCGGCGTGCGCGTCGCGAGGCGTTCCGCCAGATCCACGAGGCGGAGACGCAACTCGCCTGA
- a CDS encoding dipeptide/oligopeptide/nickel ABC transporter permease/ATP-binding protein has product MTDTYSINLARAPKPAKGTKSPSSTKRIYDRVRRQPLTVTAFFVIVFLALVAIFAPLIAPYDPNQSDYSTLLSGPTAAHWLGTNDLGQDEFSRLLYGTRVALVVALGSVVIAALLGVPIGLLLGYRGGWTDRLGSRLVDVAQALPGILVALAVIAILGRSLWTLMFAIGLIFTMGFARLTRAVTLTERHKLYVESAHVVGMKERVIIFRQVLPNLVGPIIIQAAVFFGSAIMIESGLSFLGVGLDRDTPTWGGMLSGAVEHQAQQPFLAFPPGIAIIVTVLAFNLFGDGLNDAITGGVRKSPRKRLTTGELPSMSNAPTASAATLPGQTYSMGAQSADDAAPDARGPWDASADEFRTPTGATETLPDPVEGAVLDVRGLSVSLERPEGDVVPLVSGANLSIGPGEIVGLLGESGSGKSMFAKAVMGLLPPRTRLAAGSIMFDGDQIAFRSQKALRAVRGAGIGVVFQDPLSALSPVHTVGKQLIEPLREHKGMSVSEARERAVELLDRVGVTEPRSRLDHYPHQFSGGMAQRVAIAMALAADPKLLIADEATSALDVTTQAQVLDLILDLRDEYGMGVLLITHDLGVVAETCDRAAIMYAGEIVEVGTTTDLFHAPRHPYTSALLAANPASDAQVDRLPTISGRVPLAGEWPTGCHFANRCAFATEQCTSAPVPLVDDVRCVRADELTLEAVPR; this is encoded by the coding sequence ATGACCGACACGTACAGCATCAACCTCGCGCGCGCGCCGAAGCCGGCGAAGGGGACGAAGTCCCCGTCGAGCACCAAGCGCATCTACGACCGGGTGCGGCGCCAGCCGCTGACGGTCACGGCGTTCTTCGTGATCGTCTTCCTCGCGCTGGTCGCGATCTTCGCGCCGCTCATCGCACCGTACGACCCGAACCAGTCGGACTACTCGACGCTCCTGTCGGGGCCGACGGCCGCACACTGGCTCGGCACGAACGACCTCGGGCAGGACGAGTTCAGCCGGCTCCTCTACGGCACGCGTGTGGCGCTCGTGGTCGCGCTGGGCTCGGTCGTCATCGCCGCGCTCCTGGGCGTGCCGATCGGACTCCTGCTCGGGTACCGCGGCGGCTGGACCGACCGGCTCGGCTCGCGTCTCGTCGACGTCGCCCAGGCGCTGCCGGGCATCCTGGTCGCCCTCGCCGTCATCGCGATCCTCGGGCGCAGCCTCTGGACGCTGATGTTCGCGATCGGCCTCATCTTCACGATGGGCTTCGCGCGACTGACCCGTGCGGTCACGTTGACCGAGCGCCACAAGCTCTACGTCGAGTCGGCGCACGTGGTGGGCATGAAGGAGCGGGTGATCATCTTCCGCCAGGTGCTCCCGAACCTCGTCGGCCCGATCATCATCCAGGCGGCCGTGTTCTTCGGCTCGGCGATCATGATCGAGTCGGGCCTCAGCTTCCTCGGCGTCGGCCTCGACCGCGACACCCCCACGTGGGGCGGCATGCTGAGCGGCGCGGTCGAGCACCAGGCCCAGCAGCCCTTCCTCGCGTTCCCGCCCGGCATCGCCATCATCGTCACGGTGCTCGCCTTCAACCTGTTCGGCGACGGGCTGAACGACGCCATCACCGGCGGCGTGCGGAAGTCGCCGCGGAAGAGGCTGACCACGGGCGAACTCCCCTCCATGAGCAACGCCCCGACCGCGTCGGCCGCGACGCTGCCCGGCCAGACGTACTCGATGGGCGCGCAGAGCGCCGACGACGCCGCCCCCGATGCACGTGGCCCGTGGGACGCCTCGGCCGACGAGTTCCGCACGCCCACCGGCGCGACCGAGACGCTCCCCGACCCGGTCGAGGGCGCGGTGCTCGACGTCCGCGGCCTCTCGGTCTCGCTCGAGCGCCCCGAGGGCGATGTCGTGCCGCTGGTCTCGGGCGCCAACCTGTCGATCGGGCCCGGCGAGATCGTCGGCCTGCTCGGCGAGTCGGGCTCGGGCAAGTCGATGTTCGCGAAGGCCGTCATGGGCCTCCTCCCGCCGCGGACGCGCCTGGCGGCCGGGTCGATCATGTTCGACGGCGACCAGATCGCGTTCCGATCGCAGAAGGCGCTGCGCGCCGTGCGCGGCGCGGGCATCGGCGTCGTCTTCCAGGACCCGCTGTCGGCGCTGTCGCCCGTGCACACGGTCGGCAAGCAGCTCATCGAGCCGCTGCGCGAGCACAAGGGCATGTCGGTCTCCGAGGCGCGCGAGCGCGCGGTCGAGCTGCTCGACCGGGTCGGCGTGACCGAGCCGCGCTCGCGGCTGGACCACTACCCGCACCAGTTCTCGGGAGGCATGGCGCAGCGCGTCGCGATCGCGATGGCGCTGGCCGCCGACCCGAAGCTGCTCATCGCCGACGAGGCGACGTCGGCGCTCGACGTCACCACGCAGGCGCAGGTGCTCGACCTCATCCTCGACCTCCGCGACGAGTACGGCATGGGCGTGCTGCTCATCACGCACGACCTCGGCGTGGTCGCCGAGACCTGCGACCGGGCGGCGATCATGTACGCCGGCGAGATCGTCGAGGTCGGCACCACGACCGACCTCTTCCACGCTCCCCGGCACCCGTACACGTCGGCGCTCCTGGCGGCGAACCCCGCCTCGGACGCGCAGGTCGACCGGCTGCCGACGATCTCCGGCCGCGTGCCGCTCGCGGGCGAGTGGCCGACCGGATGCCACTTCGCCAACCGCTGCGCGTTCGCGACCGAGCAGTGCACGTCCGCTCCCGTCCCCCTCGTCGACGACGTGCGCTGCGTCCGGGCCGACGAGCTGACCCTCGAGGCGGTGCCCCGATGA